One window of Perca flavescens isolate YP-PL-M2 chromosome 15, PFLA_1.0, whole genome shotgun sequence genomic DNA carries:
- the foxj1a gene encoding forkhead box protein J1-A, translated as MLSLSCAEGSVGLEEEVVTAAAQAEERDSVHNSSSISSCSSDNLDDSLTSLQWLQEFSILGANVPQQAHHQPHLFGHQPLGSDGPASPLAGDPASIGMPLTPGKPTAAAYSRLQSLPGIVAHGHCPDEVDYKTNAHIKPPYSYATLICMAMQASKKAKITLSCIYKWITDNFCYYRHADPTWQNSIRHNLSLNKCFIKVPRQKDEPGKGGFWKIDPQYAERLLSGAYKKKRMPPVQINPALQNRLRVNLQPQSRGPCSPTGIKDGLCINPESQRLLWEFEEATGADQNWDPHLAEGTMLGSWPVLRGRGGHKRKLGSRNGGAKAPRRSSSPLLSADEQKEIGPLKGDFDWDALLDSALSGELSLVGGEALSPIMKDEDLTVRGTHISPVEAPAGTADIHVLVETRRNNDVSDFDEETFLATAFLESPWPEEEEQGRNDFLCSSTVNLDQLFDLGDSLGGDPSTRIDNLL; from the exons atGCTGTCTCTGAGCTGTGCCGAAGGCTCTGTGGGGCTGGAGGAAGAGGTGGTGACCGCCGCTGCCCAGGCTGAGGAGCGGGACAGCGtccacaacagcagcagcatcagcagctGCAGCTCCGACAACCTGGACGACAGCCTGACCAGCCTCCAGTGGCTGCAGGAGTTCTCCATCCTCGGTGCCAACGTGCCGCAGCAGGCCCACCACCAGCCGCACCTGTTCGGCCACCAGCCGCTCGGCTCCGATGGCCCGGCCTCCCCTCTGGCCGGGGACCCCGCCTCCATCGGCATGCCCCTGACCCCGGGGAAGCCCACGGCGGCGGCCTACAGCAGACTGCAGTCACTCCCCGGCATCGTGGCTCACGGCCACTGCCCCGACGAGGTGGACTACAAGACCAACGCGCACATCAAGCCGCCGTACTCGTACGCGACGCTCATCTGCATGGCCATGCAGGCCAGCAAGAAGGCCAAGATCACTCTGTCCTGCATCTACAAGTGGATCACCGACAACTTCTGCTACTACCGACACGCTGACCCCACCTGGCAG AACTCCATTCGACACAACCTGTCGCTCAACAAGTGCTTCATCAAGGTGCCGCGGCAGAAGGACGAGCCAGGGAAGGGCGGTTTTTGGAAGATTGACCCGCAGTATGCTGAGCGTCTCCTGAGCGGCGCCTATAAGAAGAAGCGGATGCCACCGGTCCAGATCAACCCGGCCCTGCAGAACAGGCTCAGGGTCAACCTGCAGCCTCAGTCCAGAGGCCCCTGCAGCCCAACAGGAATTAAGGATGGCCTGTGCATCAACCCTGAATCCCAGCGGCTTCTCTGGGAGTTCGAAGAGGCTACTGGCGCCGACCAGAACTGGGATCCTCATCTGGCTGAAGGAACCATGCTGGGCTCCTGGCCGGTGCTGCGGGGAAGAGGTGGGCACAAGAGGAAACTGGGTTCGAGGAATGGTGGGGCCAAAGCCCCCCGGCGCTCCAGCTCCCCACTGCTCTCCGCGGACGAACAGAAGGAGATCGGACCTCTGAAGGGGGACTTTGACTGGGACGCCCTGCTGGACTCGGCCCTCAGCGGGGAACTCAGTTTGGTGGGAGGCGAAGCTCTGAGCCCCATCATGAAAGACGAGGACCTGACAGTGCGGGGGACCCACATCTCTCCTGTCGAAGCCCCCGCAGGGACAGCGGACATCCACGTGTTGGTGGAGACCCGAAGGAATAATGACGTGTCAGACTTTGATGAGGAGACCTTCCTCGCCACCGCATTCCTGGAGAGCCCCTGGCCAGAAGAGGAGGAACAGGGTCGCAATGATTTCCTCTGTAGCTCCACCGTCAACCTGGACCAGCTGTTTGACCTCGGAGACTCATTAGGGGGAGACCCGAGCACCCGAATTGACAACCTCCTTTGA